Genomic window (Argopecten irradians isolate NY chromosome 2, Ai_NY, whole genome shotgun sequence):
TGCGTAAGCTATGtgacagtgaagattcatttcgctgttttgccgtctagcGCAGTAAGTCAATTTAAGCGCGgtcattatgaaaattaaaatttaatttattattattaaattgttcagaGGGTGCTGATAAgggtaatatttacatttagttaatcgcttttgcgactctacaaaattatcgatctcgttttacattcccatttcaaaaatcaaaagccgtttctGAAAGGTAGTTGGCCTTGAAAGTGTCATTcaaatcaaagtaaaataacttctcaaaattttaaagatttttttaatgctCATTCTTTACATACTTCGCCTATTTTAGTGACGATATAATAATCACAGCTTTAGCAACAAAGAGAAACCCAAATTCCCCTAATCAATTGTAATAAATTAAATcactcatttaaaaaaaacgggCCCTGAGCTCTAAACATCTCCAATAATTGGCTCATTTTGTCATCTTCACGTCAATACTCTTCTAGTCTCAGGTTTTATCGGTTATTTAAACCACATATtaacaatattgatatttatcagtaaaaatatcaataaattgaGCTGAGCTTTACTCAATTTACTGAACCAACCAAAACACTTTTAAATGTGGTATACGAATCAACAATACATAACACTAATACATCGCTTGTGTAATAtgtattcttttattttattactaATCAAATcatctattgtttgttttgacagatgatgacgatgataatgatgacTTCATTGAAACTGCGATATTGGTGGCATTCTATGTGTTCTTCATTAACGCACTTGGGCCATTTTTATTCTTGTAAAGAGACCTGATTACGCCGTATTGTCGTCTGTATCATCATAGCGATCGCGGTACTGCGTTTATTAAAGAAATTTCAAAttggtaaattattttatttcattttgttttgtatgcATGAATTAAAAGAAACGCTGACTAAATAAACACTCTATCCCGCAATCAGCATTACATGTAGTATCGTCGGAATACACTAGCATCAGTTGTAATTCGCCCaccacatgtacatatatttatgttatattttgttgtatttaacACTAACATTTTAGCATGTGAGCTAATCTGCTGTTTCAATGAATGTTTCaggataacaagaggcccatgggccttaacggtcatttgactattggcacaatacaacagagtcatttaaatatttaagccaTTTTGGCCCCTGTGATCCTGTCAGGTCTCTAGGGCTATTCacacaaaaagttatttcaagattttagcctatttgacccctgtgaccttgaatgaaggtaaagaTTTCCAGTTTgaacatttgaacaaacttggtagcccttcatcccagcatgctacaggcccaatatcagtaccctcatcctcgatactccagggcttccgatcacttacgatctctacacccctggactatctcacagtgaaattgaaggcagctcagcggaaaacatttgaccaatcacgggctagcaaatatttcatttgaagactacagagagagcgacgcctaacatcaaagccacagagtcaaccacagtgtaccgttatacggctcttttgatgtacatcaaatgactaagttacctgttctattctgttgcctccagttttactatgagatagtccaggggtgtagagatcgtaagtgatcggaacccctggaatatcgaggatgcagtaccctggaccttctggttcttgagaagaagtcgtttgaagattttatcctttttgacccctgtgaccttgaatgaaggtcaaggtcattcatttgaacaaatttggtagcccttcatcacagcatgctacatgcccaatatcagtaccctgggccttgtggttattgagaagaagtcgtttaaatattttagcatttttgacccctgtgaccttgaatgaagatcaaggtcattgatttgaacaaatttgatagcccttcatcctagcatgtgagaggccaaatatcaggtctctaggcctcttagttattcacaagaagttgtttaaaggattttagcctatttgatcctcgtggtcaaggtcattcatttgaacaaacttggtagcccttcatcccagcatgctaaaGGCACAATATCAATACCTTTTTAGaaaaagtcgtttgaatgaaaagtttacgcacggcggacggcgcacgacgactgacggtgcatgatgacaataggtcatcctgacccttcgggtcagatgacctaaaaagaatACACGGTCGttgttttaaatgtaaacaGTATATTTGCATTGGGTGAGAATGAAAGTGGCTCGtcgttttcgtttttgtttAGAGACACTGACCATGTATAAGAcgatttttatttgaaaattcattGACATTTTCACATAATTATTAGTGATATTTCAATGCTGCCAAAAAAACTGCATGGTCAAAAAGCTATTTTCATACATAAGCCTAGTCGATTTCTACAacttatatgtatatttcatttccaCAATTTTTGCATGGACATTAAGTCGGTACATAGGTGTTTAGCAtgctggtaagtcaaagacccaatatagactaatatatagagaaagtCTCTTTAGATTATTCTATAttgggtctttgacttaccagcgtgctaaatacctatgatCGGTATATAACAAATGCTGTTGTCATACAGAAAGATATAACAAGAACATTTTTCACGTcaaaaaactttattttctaTTCTTGTTTTATAATTAGATTAATTTTATAGTCACACATCACAACATAATCAATGAACATTTGTCATTTTCAGTGATCCTAGAAACACAGTACATATAtaagtacatatataaaaaGTCCTTTGAATTCATAAAAATCAAAAAACTTGTCCTGCATGGTTTCCAAAGAATAATATCATGATAGTTTTATCATATCATCAGCATGTTGTTACCTTTGTATTCAGTGATAGACTCaaaaagtacattgtatgtatctTGGACAGGGAGAGCAAGCACATGAAGCAGCAGATAAAATTGCATTGGTCTGTGATTTATTCTCTAGGTACTCTGGCCTTCCCTCACCTTCTAAACCTGCCACATCTTAAATGACTCTGAATGTTCATGTAATGTaataaaacacagaaaaacAAACGTATTTTGTTCAAGCAGAGACTTTGAAAGTTCTCTGCTTCGTGGCAAAGTCAAACAAGTGAATTCAGTAAAAGTTGACTAACATGGAGATAACACTTACCATTGGTCATTGGGGCAAACAAACCATTCAACATGTAgaaattagaataaaaaaataaatgttctcACTTTCGTaatgtatttttacataatatcaaaatatcacaatatgggatataaacaatattatatctaatttaAACAGACCActtgaaaaaattaaaataatgccTTACAAATAGTCTACACAAATAGCACAGGTACAATTGTATAACATGTGtgatttacaatttatataaattatgattaatATTCAATCATGCATAAATATTTGGTATAGATATGAATATTCCCTCCAATTTGTATGTAAACTTGGTATGAACACATGAATATATTCAATGCTTACAAACCTTAACAGTTCTAAAGTATGTCAGGTATTTGTCCTGTGAtgtacagtgaacccttgataatccaaACATATCCTAAGTGAGTTTTCCAGGATATCTGATTCCAATTCCCTTGTAAATTATCAGAATCAATCCCCGATATTTATCAGATTATTAGTTTCTGGACTATCTGTATATAAAAGTGTATTTCTACTGGTGTATAGGTCGCACTCACAATTTTCAGGGATAAAGTGTCGACTCCGGCAAATACAGTActagaatatatatacatgtatgaacacTGCATtgcggtacatgtatatatgtagtgtaACAAATTATCTTACATAGTTTACCATTACATGTGTATTATGTTATCAAACATTACCAGAAATAACATTGTAAGGTCATCACAGTGTTGTTGTCATGTCATAATAATATTGCaaagattttataaaaatgatgaaaaaatcaAGTATAAATCTCGACTCTTTGTATGCTACATATTGCAAATCTAATGACTTCAACACAGATTTTCCGTGGAAAATATCTTAAGTAGATTGGGGTCATGCTTACCGTACATGTACAGTCAGTTGAAGAGACAAGAAAATCTCAGTAAAATCTTTTATCCATGGCAAAATAAATGGTCACTTAATGCCAATAAGTATAAAATATACACTTAGGAATTCATAAGTTATACTTAAAAGCATCTTTCTGTCTGCGGACTTCCGCTAGAGCCTGGGCCCTAACACTGTCTGTCGGGGGTTGGAAGGCTCCATTCCAGGTGATACCAAGAGAAGTTAGAACAGATTCCATATTAGTTCTCAGAAAAGGGTTGTATTTCTTCTCCTCTTCAATGGTGGAAGGGcactaaaataaacaaaagtaaaaaaacatttaattatgGCCACTAAAATCAAAATTGGAAACCATTTTAGAACAGCACgatcaaaaatgtaaaatagacATCAGTTCAGACCCTCAAAGTGAAGACATTTTCTAGCATTAGTCCTTCTAGGAAAGTACCCATTAGTTCTAATGCAATTAAAAAGTGTTTGAGCTTGAGCAATTCAGCAAACATATATATGGAATCAATATTTTACagtttttcttatatttaaaataataatttaatgcCTCACTCACTATTACATTTTTCAAGTATGCTATTATGATTTATCTTCTTTAATCAGACTGGCTTTGGTTTTAAGATTCAGTTGAAcatcctgttaacagccagggtcatttcaggatgcgccaggtttgttggtggaggaaaaacAGATAACCTTGGGGAAAAGTAGCAGCCAGTACCTGGCATCTGCCCAACAACCAAGAGATGGAAGGCTGGTaataatatgttgggacatcttaactactcaGCCAGTTGGATTTGATTCTACATATTTATGTACACATGTTACAAAATCATCACTGCATGGCCctaaatattttgtctttttattttaaGTAGAACTTACCGTTGTCAGTCGTTTTTCTCTTTGTTGTTTAATCCAATCAAACTTGTCCTACAAGACATAAGCAAAACACCAAATCCTCATAGACATTTAATACAACATGTGTTCAAAGATAACAGTATTCTAACAATTTACTTGCTCTTCACACATTCAACACTGGCCTGTATATTTGGTTATGCAGTTGATTACACCAACAAAAAGATGTGAATTCATCACATGAGCAGATACTTTAACTGATTACCTTGGTATATATTACTTACCTGAGCAGCAGTGTTACTAGGCTCTAGATGACAGGCAAATTCTATATTATCATTTGCATATTCATGTCCTACAAGAAATAAAATCCAATACTAATTACTGTGAAATACCTCACTGCGGTCAATTAAAAGGAAAGTGAATGCCAGGAATCTGTATACAGATTCAAAATTACACGGCATACTAGAttccaattttaaaaagaaagatACTATAGGCTTATGATTTAAACTGCAGCTGCTTAGAATGAATAACAATTAACTTAAGAAAGAGATTTCTAGTTTatctatttaaagatgctccatcgctgacaataGGTATTGTTTCACTATCGAaaccaggagcagacgattaagtatttttcttgagttacaaaagttaattactttacaccattaccagcatttaaaagtttgagcttctaattttacttcaagttgaaaacataaaaaagatttaattgcatccagaaaaaaaatctgtggcactatatcctttatggaatgaagtgctgattgcgcatgcatgaaaggcaaaataaatgatcttatattatttttttgtgttaagtagacatatatatacaagattcaacaccaattattgttctaatgatgaatgccatttattctttgttggcggtggagcatctttaagctacTGTATTCAACCAACTCCTGTCCCTATAAATGCCCCTCCCTCGCACTTACATGTATCTTGAATTAAATGAAAACtgaaattttgtgaaaatattagCTCAAATTTGGTCCTGTTAATCgcctttcatttttttcatattttaagtgACCTAGGCGGTTATTGAGTCAAATATGGTACTTTCATTTATTTCACTTCTAAAGTTTACTAAAGCAAACCTATATCTATACCTGGCCAAACAAGTGTCTCTCCACTAAGCTGGCAGATGTTGTCCAGAGAGCTAAGCATAGTGGAAGGTGGTCCCTCAAACATACGTCCACAACCTCCGAGGAAAAGATGATCTCCTGAGAAAACAGAGTCTGGAGCTCCAAACGGCCTGCCGTCAAGTACATACACAACATGGCCGACCGTATGTCCAGGGGTGAAGTGAACGGAAAATGTCAATTTACCAAACTCAAGGTTGTGGCCATGGTCAACTGTGCTGGAAAGACATGCAACATTTTATTACTTGaaatcagaaactttttatATTTGAAGCGTTTTTGATTTATGCTCTATCATAGATACAGTGTCAAATATATGAGAAAATTTGTTATATGAAGTTTTGGTAAAACTTTTACTTtgctaaaaataaacaaaatagatattttttcaAACATCTGGTAAATTGATCTGTTTTAGCTGGAATTTATAATTTCATCCTTAAGTTTCTTCATGTTTTTCGCATCTATTAAGAAATGTCTTTCTGTTCTTTGTCTAAGAtttcataaacccaaaagatGTTGAGAAgaatacatattttgatttagtaaatgtttgataacaatacaatatttacTTACTTAGTGACATCTGGTACATTGTCATGTTTTCCACCAAAGATCTTTATCCCAGAAAAAGCTCTTTTAAAATCTGCATTTCCTCCCGCATGGTCCCTATACATCATTAGAAACAAATCTATTAGTAATATTAGGGCGTAGATCTTCGTGCCTTTTGGGCACGAAattgcgaagcacttctaaggtaacagataccccggtacacgaaaatataagaaaaacacaatcttcaaaattcaatcctacacactgacagcttcagtttgcggccgccattttttcatacataggGAGGTTGTGCCTTGCTCCagtactgctctccccagtaaatatatatttaactaatgcaaatgcataacaggaataattaaacttttttttttatttaaaaaaaaataataataacactttgaaaattaaagctatagaatgcagtcaaaatatccaccaaggcgaaAGCACAAGGAATCAAGAAGTCACATAACATCAACATTGAACAAATGGTGCGAAATCACAGGATTTGCATAAGCGGCACTCTgggccttgaatggacacagcgaaatccgaatctttgagttcatttctttgagtttatgctagacaattattatatcatatagttctatagtttaaagtgcctccttttatttctaaattatgtcttctacatgaaatagaaaataaaataaacaagtagagcttcgctcttcctatgccttgcatgattcatattaaaacatcagGCTGCGcactttaaggccttgccttcagtagtattatatatgtataagtatTTTGTTGTAGTAACTGGTTTTTATTTAATACTGCTCTTCCTTTGTGGATGCCTTAAAAATATAGATGTACTTTCTTCCCGCATGGTCCCCATACATCATTAGAAACAAATTTGTTGGTATGATTGTGAggcataatatatatgtataagtatTTTGTCGtataaacttatttttttatcttatacTGCTCTCCCTTTGCGGatgcctttatatatatatatataccaaatgGTATATCCGATGAATAGcatgttaaagatgctctaccgccgacagagcataaatgatattcatcatttgaacaataattagtttttaatcatgtatatatatatgccttattaacacaaaaactaatataaaataattcatttcgcctttggtgcatgcgcaatcattacttcattccatataggatatagtgcaacagaattttttcgggatgcaattaattatttttcatattttcaactagaagtaaaattagaagctcaaacttttcaatggtggtaatggtgtaaaataagtaacttttgtaactgaagaaaaatactaaatcatctgctcctgcttttgatagtgaaaaaatactatttgtcagcgatggagcatctttgaacAAAAAATTTGTTCACTTAAATTTATTTGcttataaaatgtaatatgtagcaTTCAAATTTTAGTACCAGCAGCTTTGTTTTGATAAACAACACTGCATACAAACAacaaaccaattttctttgattTGATTATGACACATTTGAACTCATCCAATACCGTGGTTTCGAGATTCTAAAACAATGTGGGTTAAGTACAATATACCATCGATAAGTTCCACCTTCCACTGATTATGAAGTCATGAAACTCGcatcaaatgatgacgtcataataactgGATTGGGATCTCGAAATCTTATATGTCGTATTCTATATGACTGGAAGAACTAGACTGGGGACCTCTCATACCCAAACAGAGATGTGTACAATAGgcatgtaaaatgtaaaaagttttattattaaatatattatcagGTTCAAGAGGGGACAACTCACCAGTGTTTGTGAGTAACAAGTACAGCTGCAGGATTAATGTTTTGTTCTCGTAAGTAATTCTGGAAACAAAATAGTCAAAAATGACAGTCAActtgaaatgtacatgtatcatgagATAATCATGCTCATTAGCTATTTGAAGCCATTGAAAGATATGGGCATAGGCTAGGTGAACCCAGCTGTAACCcgaaatgaaatttaaaataatttgaaagccTTTAACGAAAACATGCTACAGCATCAATACCAGCCCTCTTTACCTGATGGTTGATTTAATAATCAAGCAAATGTAATGACTTGGCTTCAGTTAGTATTTTTATCTAAAACAGGTTTTTGTCTGTAATGCATACTGGTCAATGGTTTAAATAAATTGAGGCAGAATGGCAAATGAATGTCCGAATGAAAACCACTTACTTTTATGCATTTTTATTTCACCAAACCATACCATGACATAACTTTCAGCTAGACGAAGGTGGTAAATTATCACATATACTAGTACCTAGATCACAGATGAAAATGGAAAATCTTAAAAAAgctgaaatttacttttttcgTGAAAACTACATGGAATTATATGTACCAGATGGCTATTTTCTGAAattcaaaaaggctgaaattaGTCAATCGGCTGAAGATTTCCATCCCTGCTAGATGTAGTACCATACACTTACTATAACCGGTTCTGCATCACCTGGGTCGACCACGATGGAGGTGCCAGTCTTACCACATGTCACAATATAAGCATAATTGTCCAGCAAGATAGGGATTGGAGTAATCGTCAGGtctaaaaatacacacaaaaaatcTTTCATCACAGACGTAACAGGAAAGAAGACAATCTATAGTAGCTAGACCTAGGTTCaaacccctgaaatttcataatggactggtctattcactgatttagaagagcctaaatttatcttcaggggtaaatgagttcaTAAGATCATGTTCTTAGTATCCCAAAGTGGCCAACTTCAATTATATAAATTGACCTGTGTATTATAAAGActtcttttaaattttaatatagAGACAATTTTCATCTGGTCCCcttgatggtctttatagacaagtttcagTTTATGTAGTAACAgcttatttacatgtacatctgcAGGTCTATCAaattattaaagggacaattcagtcaagagaacattaaaatttgtacatatatcggaaaaaacacagttctaatggaaattagatcagtcggttttactgtgatatgccagaaaagcccattgtggtgaaatgtgtgtgaaatgttctaaCTCACTTGcttccgccattacacattctggtcgaacatcttgtatgtggaaccctgtcccttgctcgtagagtaatgctacttttgtctagaactgctcaaattgcTCTTAAGgcagtgtgtttaccttattaggtgaattgtcttgcctaaaaaatcctTTTATCACCTcaacagtggttatgtagttcatttgtttaccgtgcgtgactttggctcaggtacgggtacagcgtccatattgtacctgcttaatcgtattgatcaacaatttgtaattacaatagtatcaattaaaatactaaataacaACATGGaattggtcaatattttatgttgtatgtttcataagaaatatagaacaatacatttatgccgtattttgcttcttgattatgtaacagaattagcctgagtgaattgtccctttaaaataagAACACAATGTATGAAGAGGTAGAATAAATATGTAACACAAGATGTCTGCTTTTATTCTGATCTACGAGAGTTCCTTCAGTTGATTCACACTCCATCACTAACAGATTGAATAAAGGGAAGGAACTCTGGTATATTAGAATGTACTGACAGATCGAAAGTGTAAATGAAGGGAAGGAACTCTGATACATTTCAATGATCATCTTACATGAACAATCACATAATTGTGTACCAATATATGCACAGGAATATAGCATTTATAAGAATAATttactcattcatccctgaaatttcataatggactggtcttaTCTTTGATTTATTCAGGGATAATTGAACTGTTACTATTTATGTACCCACCATTGTATGACTTTGGCTGTATTACACTGTGTGTCTGGCCGTCTGGATATTTGGCCCTTGCCTTAGCTATGTCTCGTCTATGGTAAAACTTGCCAACACTTGTTCTTGAGTACAAGAAATACCTAcaatatagatacaaaacatGTATAGGCTATTATTGCAACTACTTGTAAATTTATATGCATTTGATAAgtgcaaaatttaaaaaaaaagaaaaaaaaaaaaaaaaaattttaagtCATATATTGTTCTACGATTTTCCGTTATTGTTAAGCAATTTTCATGCTTGGATTTTTGCATAAATTCTATCAAATTGTATTTGGTTATTAAAAACATCTGACTGAGGCCTTTAAGGCCTTACCTTATGTACCAGGtaatataatgtttattattacataatttgtttacaccaatctatatatgaagaaatataatattttcaactattacaccgaccgttcaataaaaccttgttatattgcacggttcgaagttatattgcacgcttccatggaaacgttatattgcacggttcgagatgttatattgcacggctttaggaacacctcgctgttgttgtctagttttgtagaaaacttccgaggaattACGAGTAACAGTGTGTtgcgttattatgacgtcacaaaggttcacgctcaatttcgcgctggatttatagatctcgaatcaagcacgtcatgtagacgtttacagtaccgagtaaaggacggacacgatgaatgtattagatcaaaaggctgcaagcaggtataataatgtgaaaacagacaataagacatccaaaccggagttacaacgtgacgcACGTGCGTGGGCTAttcgtcaatcttcaataggatattaaggtttttttccgtacggtacgatattgatgattttgttaagtgattgtcgtattcgttttataaaaaaaatattcaactgaaaaattggtgattatgtaataaaacaaatattccatggttactgtgctctagttcataatatttacccctcggtgatggtaatcaacaaatgttatattgcactcggcctttggcctcgtgcaatataacatttgttgattaccatcacctcgggttaaatattatgaactagagcacagtaacccatgaaatatttgtataatacattgtattatgtatatcatttatgaATAAGAAGAGGCCAAAGTGCCTTAACAGTCATGCGACTAATTTGTAGTTGAATAGGATAAAAATTAGATATGGTGGCATggttgccatcttggattttgtattgactctaaaaatagtaacactTTGTCAAGCCcttgtcaggataatttcaagTAAGTTTTAGCTAAATTGCACGGGTAGAACTGGAGAactggagaagaagttcaaaatgtgataaGTTTACACACGGTGCACAGCTGACAGCGCATGATCTTAGGTATTATAAGCGACATTGACGGACGAATATAATACCTACTGTGTCTGCTCACAATAACTGACGAAACATGATGGCTCTCAGTCTAGCATCTTGACCTTcgagtcagatgacctaaacatatatagtaatataacgTTGCCGGTTTTTAATATAAGTCAGTGTGTAAGATttaattattatctttatttgaaAGGCCTTTCTAAACAGGTTAGGCAAAATCTTGTATATACCgaatagtcctgcatttgagtaatcaTTTAGTTACCCAAATTCAagattctgtgaaatgaaaatggtttaaatcttctcttttttttataaaaaaggCATCATAATTTCCCTATTgtcataaaaattaattttgttaaaaatgttttaaacaactTAATGcgttttcatttcacagaataGTGCATTTGAACAAGGGTAACTAAATGATTAGTCAAAATGCAGAACTAATCCCGAGTGTTCCGGCCAACCTGCTAAAATCTTGATTTTTTCTTACCCAATTCTGAAAAGACAGCCACCTTCCTTGGCCATGTCTGTGACTTAACAACACTTAAACAATCAATGTAAATGCATGTCGTTGGCTATTAAATATTTAACCACCGGATTTGTCACATAAACAATAAAAGATATTTGAGGAATATTCAGTTCAGCTgctgtttgttgttgttgtttgcaCCGGAAGTATACGTGAGACACTAATACGGAAAAATAAGAAGTCGGAATAAGGAGAATAGTTCCGTATCGTGACAAAAGGGACTGTTTTCCTtactcttgttttatttttaatttacatgatCTTATTTATGGATCAATCCTTTCAAACTGCAGGATATTTATAGGAAAGtgtgtatattttattgtacgtGAATATTTACACATGATTTTGGACGTTTAATTATACTGTACCCCGAAAAATTCTTTGACACTACGtacaatttgtacatgtacatgtatgaatgcCTTATATGGAATCACAGCGTTGGGAATTAGGAAccactgattgtgcatgcaccaaaaacaaaatacaaaattctaTACAGattgtatgtatttttgtgttaattggacaaatgtatacacaattatacatcagttatgctctgtcggtggcgGAGCATCTTAAAACACGTACTTGAAAAAAGCTACATGTATGCGCCATGGGAGAAAAGGTGTGAAATAATTGACCCACGAGTGGAAAAGAACAAGTATGCTGAGTTGGCGAACGAATGTGGAAGAAAAGACTGGCATGAAACTTCCCGGTAGAGGTAGGTTGTCGAGGATCCCCATGATCAGCCAGTCACGCTTGAGGATGATCGGGACCCACGCCATCAGGGGACAAA
Coding sequences:
- the LOC138314217 gene encoding probable hydrolase PNKD; this encodes MAKEGGCLFRIGYFLYSRTSVGKFYHRRDIAKARAKYPDGQTHSVIQPKSYNDLTITPIPILLDNYAYIVTCGKTGTSIVVDPGDAEPVINYLREQNINPAAVLVTHKHWDHAGGNADFKRAFSGIKIFGGKHDNVPDVTNTVDHGHNLEFGKLTFSVHFTPGHTVGHVVYVLDGRPFGAPDSVFSGDHLFLGGCGRMFEGPPSTMLSSLDNICQLSGETLVWPGHEYANDNIEFACHLEPSNTAAQDKFDWIKQQREKRLTTCPSTIEEEKKYNPFLRTNMESVLTSLGITWNGAFQPPTDSVRAQALAEVRRQKDAFKYNL